ccGATAGTTAAACCTAAGGAAATGAGCTAGCAAAATTAGAAGTGTAAATTCATCCATGtcaaagaaagcaaaggaaGAATAAAACAATACCTCCACATTGTTTGTTTGCTCTCCAACAGGTACAATGGCGGAACCATCCACTTCATCTGCATGTCCTCCTGTCCCACTGGGACCGTGTTGATCAGTTGATACAGCTCCAGGTGCAGCCTCTATAGCAAGAGGTCCAAGAAGGTCGCTAAGGAGATCTGGTGAAGGAGCTTGTGGATCTAAATTACTTGAAGTTCCATTGGGCTGAGAGATAGATCGGGCTACTGACTGAGGTTCCTGCTAGACATGCAAGGAGAAACAAAGTAAGAGGGATAATAAGATAAGAAAGTACGTGCTACGTCAAGCtaaggaaaatgaaaaaaaaaaaaaagagaagtacTCAGCGTGCGTCCACTTACACTTGGAATCTTCAAAGGTGGAGGTGCCCCACTAACAGGCTGTGGGTTAGCCACAACCAAAGCATTTGAAGGCTGTTGCTGTGCTCTAAGCTTGATGGCACTCTGGTCTGCGGTATCTTCAACAATTTCTGCCTTTTTGATCAACGACGACTATGGAAGAGACAAAATTTCACCATCAAATCATACAGTATTTAAACGTCCCATAAAAGTAAATTTCACggaatcataaaataatttacaaacctgGCGCTCCGGAAATTTCGGCATCTCAGCCAATACATCCATAAAGGCAGCACCTTTTTTACTTAACTCGAAATATTCCACTGCCCTTTGTTGTATCTCCACATCAATACAACTCTCGTACCTGCCAAAACACAACATCATTTAGAAAACTTGATTTGATACAGAAAAGAAGAGAACCTAATTGACAAGCAAAACATTGATAATGATGACAAGGTAAGCAAGTCTCACTTCTTGAATACAGCCCAAACTTTTTTTTCCAGTTCAGGATCCCGGGGTTGAGCGTGCATAAGAAGCTTTGCATAAGTGGAAAGAAGAATAGGAATGGTGGGAGTcctgagaaagaaagaaaaaaaaatattcaaggtATACCCAAAGACAAGAGAGCACAATGCAGAATTTGTGTTGTCCTTACGATACTGTGGGAAGCTTCTCATGTAAGATGCTAAAGAGTTCGCTTGCACTGCATCCAGGTTGTCTGGCTAGAAGGTGGCCATACTCCCCCAGTATATAAGCACTGACCTGgcatttagagagagagatattatattgtaataatcaatatttttatgtatatataacatttttaactTTGTACTAATGAACCCAATTTCGATACAGATGAGATTCTGTCAGAAAGGTAGTAACTCCACTTTCCCAGCTTAGGTTATGCAACTTATCTACGCAAAGCAACATTGAAAATTTATCATATAAGAAGCGAGGATGTACAACCTTCACCATTGTCTCATGTATGGCAATCTTGTCCAAATATTCTCTTGCTTTTGATGCGGCGTAAGGCTGTCATATGAAAGAAAACTATCAGCAACGTCCGAGTGTCCTAAATAGGATAATATACAACAGATTAATTCTGTCTAATTTTAAATACCTGAAGGTCTTCATTATTTGTTACAAACTGAACCACACGAAACCAAATGTCATCGCTAACAAAATCCCCAGCCTTATCGATCAACTGAAGGATCACATCTACATACCtaagaaatatcaaaattaaCATTTAGTGTGATGGAAGGTTGACCAATTGCTTGTGCAAGTAGGGATCTAAAGGTCAGACCAATTGGCTAGTACGTCGTAATTATAATTGCATGCACTGCAGAAGTGaagatctcttttttttaagtAGTAGAAGTTACACTTACCATGATAGATCAGGAGCAAACTTCTCAGCAAGAATGGCAGCTTTAAGTGATAATTCCTCACGCATGGAAAACTCTGCTGTGCTAAGATACTGCAATGTATTTTTCGGTTCAATTTATAAGCATAAACACTACACAGCTAAATCATTATTCTGTTGGCATCACAAAAATTAAAAGGTCTACAAAccaagaaaatattattattatgcaGCAAGGCCAACAAAACGTACCTGCAACAACTCTTCGACTATATCCTTGGCATTTGACACATCGCACATCCCATAGAGCAAATCAAGAGCACGTCTACGAATACTGCAGAAAGTTCAACCATTAGAACAATCTGATGCCATTAGCAATAAAACCAAGaaaatagatataaattaaACTAGAAGTTCTGGAAACTGCAGCATCCATTTGCGAAGGAAAAGGAATTAGACCTATATGGACTTTGGTACTCATCCAATCcagttatttatatatgaaaaacgTCAAAATACTAAAGACCCACCAGCCAAGAATTGCCACCACAGGTACATATACCAAAATCGTTTCTTAGaagaaaacaaatcaataaAACATGTTTCACTAAAACTACATTGCAGAGATTCAGaattaaatttgaagtttgatATATGCAATCCAAATTGCGTAATTTCAAATCAGAACTATGACCATAGCATGATTGAATCCAGCTATACTGGTCCCGAATTAGTGCATCAAAAGATAAAGATTTGGGTTCACAAGCCATGCCAGCTTATACTGAGATGGTAAAAAAAACCAACCTGATGTCGGGGTCTTTTAAGGAGGTGATTATCTGAGACTGATGCTTCTTTATGACATCTTGGACATCGGTGACCATTAGCATTCTCGTCATGTTCTCCTGAAATGTTGTCAAGAATTGCATCATGACAGGCCAGTAAATGAGTGAACCACTAGCGAATAACGTTATACGCCACCAACAGTAAACAAATTTAATGTTCTCGCTAGGCTTAGAAGCAGGACGTGTGTATTCGAGATCTCACCAAGCCTAGATATCTGATGTTGGGCTCACGGACAGAAATAAACTTTCCAAGAAGAGCAACACACTGTGACATCATTTCCTTCTCAGCATCAAGATGGATGACCTATATCAAAACACATCAAGTTAGGAAGTTGCTCACCAGTCCAGATAATTGTTTGAGCATTCAAGTCAACTTTCCATGATAAAGCTCTTAGAAATAGCTCGAAAGCTCAagcagaaaatataatattatttacttttcaaCAAGAACAGTAAGGAACATACAAAGAATAGCATGCAAGTAACTGCAAGCGACTCAAACTCATTTTCTCCACGAAaacagaaaatttaattttaaaaactttacatgtatgttattattatgttttggtaTAACAGTGTTTTTATGTGAAATGGGGAGCACAAGGAATGGGAAGGGATGGATCAGAAATTTTCTGGCATCAACTTGTTCCCCAGCTTTCTGAACGAACTTACCAGGGATAGAGCTTCAAACAGCACAGCGTGAGATGCATTGTTTTTATTCACATTTTTCACAACATCTGTCCCCATTAATATCCGCTGAAGGACCTGAAATTTCCATGAAATGGCATCAGATAtgatataaaaacaaatgaTACAGATTTACTTGAGAAAATATTAAACCTCGAAAAGAGATTTTCTGGTACTGGGATCTTCAATGGTTGGAAAGTACTGAAGAGCCCTCATCGCCTTAACCTGTGCTGACCACATATATATAAGAATCCAAGATACCTTAACTGGGACGCAAAAGTAGACTAAAGCTAGGATAAATCTCTATTTTCATGAGCCGTttcacataaaataaaaaatccacAGGATAGTGCTCAACAAAAGTTAAGTGCTCAACAAAAGTTAAGGCCAAACCTGGAGCCACGGTGATGGAATGCCGTAGTATGTATACTCCTGAGGCACGTCCTGGTTCCTAGCAAGGCGCTCCAATATTTTGACACATTTAGGTAGACAACTTGAATATGCCTCATGATTATTTGATACCAAAGCTACAAGAAGACTTGTCGAGGATGTCAAGACACCAAGATCCCGTTCATCCAAAAGTTGTGTCATACGATCCGCCCTGGAAGCACACAACAATCAGAATTTGGAACGATGccaaattaaaatcaaataaccAGTTAGTCAGAGTGTTAATACACACCATCCATCAACGTTGATGGCATCAGGATTTTTCCTGAACAAGCGCAGTAGGCACAGTGCTGCTTTTTTCCTTACAAGCGGTCTGCAGCTGCTAGAAATCTACAGCAACGAAGTCCCATACCGTTAATATGTTTACTTATACGGATAAATATCCAATAACGTATCGTAGTGGGGTCACTTACAAGCAGCTTTTGAACGTCAGGTGCCAATGATTCAGCAAAATCTCTCCCACCAATATTTCCAACCTACAGGACAAAGCAAACATGGCAAGGTAAGAGAGCCAGAGAAGAAAGGACACACCGTTTTGATGAAGTGGAAGGCTTTGAATAACGAAATAGTAGAGGAAACAGACATAACGTGGCCAAAGACTTCCATTGAAAAGTCACTTAATTGCGTCCCTAATCTGAACGATTTCACTACACTCTAAGATCTCAACAAAACGATAGACAAAAGACCACATACCAAAGTCAATGCCAGGCACTGGAAAGTCTCATTGCGGCCAATTATATCGTTCCGCACTGTATTTATTGCCAACTTCAAAAAATCATGGTTCTCATTGAGCAAGCAGGATGTAACAATGTAGCCAACCTGTGATCATCAATGAAAAGTTCGAAACCAGCAACTTAGATAGGAAAGataccaaaatataaaactgGTTATGCAAACCCTTCGGAGAATATGCATGGCATCATTTGTATATCTTGGTTAAGAGTTGCTATAGTGTTGTTAGTATATATTTGGTAAATGTCCCATTTACATTACCAGGTCTAATTAAACAGAGTAAAATTCCAAAACGCTTGAAATAGTATTTAGATCTCGCTTATTATGGTCTTCACTGAAATCTACTTTGTTTCATCTTGAACATTAGATTTAATCAAACAAATACCCCCACATATTTCTCTTCTCCTAGCTTTAGAAAGCAAATACTTTAACTGTTTAAGCTAGCAGACAAATTTACTGACCTGCTTTTCAGGATACTTTGGAGCAGATATAAGAGAAACCGCCTCCATATGGCCAAAATCCACATCGTAACCAAGCATATGTATATATAGCATCTTCCAGacatatttcttctttttataaGGTGTCAAAACCTGTCAAACAGAAAACAATCAACAAATGCATGAGGCAACTCAATTCTAAAATGAAGCTCAGAATATTGTTGTTTAGTAATAGTCCAGCTGACCAAAGATGGACACTACGGGCCAGCTACAGCTCTGCTATACTTATAGTATGGAATCAGAACTTCACCCAAAACGTGATACAGAAACACAGCTTAATCAACCAGGGAACGGGATAAATTCACCAATGTTACCGACCGCCATgtataaaatcaaatttcatCCCAATCAAATGATCTTCTTAATGAGCTATTCAAATCAATCTGTGAGCTTGATTTCTTTCCTTGGACTATTATTACATAAACAAATTCTCCCCaagaaaaaaactattactCTCTATCTAATTGAAAATACCCTAAAGAGCTTCCAAGTAGAAAGCAGTAGTGATGTTAATGGCCTAATCTCCAAGCATATACAATACTGCCTTTATCAAGGTGCACATTacatgatagaaatgaaaacgACTATACACAATAAACCAACTCGGAAACTCTAATTCGATTTCCAGTGACTGTATCAAAACCTATTAAGCTCTACCAATCGGATTCGCATTGAAACAGAGCCTAACGTTAAACAATCTTTGAAGGAACAGGAGAGGATACATCTCCAGAATCTCTattcaatacaaaaaaaaaaacatagaagcCCCTCCTAACCTTCTCGTTTTTGAAGCAGGTACGTATGTTACCCAGCTCCTTATCAACTCGGAGCCGCTCCGCCTCCTTGTTCTGGCAATTACGAATGTCGCTGATGAAAACGGAGAGTCCTCTCATTCCGGTCATGGTGGGGAAAAAAACAATCTCTCTCAGATCCACCGTTCGCACGAGCAGATCCGACTCGCGACCACCTGGATCTAACTACGACGAAAAGGCGTAGAGTACAGCTCGAGCGTGAACGATTCGCTCGGAGCGCAGATCGAAACTCTAAGCGTGGAGATGGAAGACGGCACTTTCgaattgaagaagaagattcaaAAAGGGGGGGGAGGGGGAGAGATCTGGTGTGATGAGAGAGATAAAACCTGCGGGGAGCGACGGGAGACgacttctatttttcttatttatttaccaGCCTGTGACTATTCTCAATGTTGTTGTgtatttttcagattttttttttgtctttttattacatatatatactaggttTTGGTTTCTATATAGGGaaattatctaaataattatatgaaaatttaaatagaaataataatgtatatttcaaattctgaaaaaaaaactatagttcATATGGTAAGCACAAAATGTAAGAAATGAGAAGatttaacttttaaaacaatttttaaataatataaaatatagaattaaGAATTTAATATCCATAAAACTGTTCCTACAAAGCCAAGAGTTGTGCAAAAACATGTAACCATTCAAAAAAATTCGGAGTGTTAAGAGCATCTGtgaaaatttacaatataaaattattataagataaaatcttatatgtatttatatatatatatatgtgtgtgattattaaaaagaatagGCAAAAAATAGAAACAGTACTTTTTGTCATCAGAAACAAGAATttgtgataagaaaaaagagtaGAACTCCACCAAGAAAGTACATATTGATTGTGAGCTCCATTATCATGCAGCTCTTTCACAGGTAAAATGATTTCAATATTGACAACAAAATATTAACTCTACTACCACCAACTATGACCAGTAAGAACAACCCAACAAACTGTATCGCATTTGAGTATATTTCTcatagttgttgtttttttagtgtttattacattggagatgcttcCTAATGAGTAGAGCCTAATAACTCAATGAAATAGAATCTGTTGGATCAATTATTCAATATCAATGAAGCTTtggaggaagaaaaaaaatagattatagGAGGcgaaaaacagaaacaaaagaacataAGATGAGGATGTAGCAGTTGGATGACAGGGGTGGCCAAGCTGTTACTGAGAAGATACTCTCTATCAGATGATGCTGCCATCAAAGTATCCTAAGAATATTTTGAttcctttatattttattttcttgcaaACATgtcgaaaatatttttattttatttatgtttatatttgctttaaaatatttattgttttaatatatcCACCTACCAACTATTCTCCTTTTCCTCCCTTTTTTAAAGATGAAATGTTGAAAAAGGAGGTAAATACTGCATATATCATCTGTGCAAAACGTCGGAAAGGCAAAAATGACGTTTGCTTAACGTAATCTGCCAAATACAATTTTTAGCATACGATACGACCCTTTAAAgctatttatattttccaaatgAAAAAGCGATCATCCAAAACTATAATACCTTGTAGCATTAGTAGCACTTGGTCTCCGGGGACCTCTTTAGCAACATCAAACTATTCTCTCTCTGCATCCAAGGTCATACTTATAATGTACATGGTTTTCCTCTATAGACTCTCTCTTTATCATAACAGGCTCCTCCCTTTTCATACTGAGACAGATATGGGGACAGAAATGAATATAGACAAttaaagaaaaaccaaaaatttatcCATACAGGTGCAGTAATGTAAGGAGGTAGTAAAGTTGCATATATCATCTCAGCTTGAGGAAGACGAGACACGATTTTATATTATCCATGAAAGCAAATGGGAAGAACCATAATGGAAATCTAAAGTCCAAGTCTAAATCACAAGATGATCTTGGATACAATATCTGACCCACACTCTTCTCATAAAGAAGCAATATTGATGACCATCATTAGATTCATCCCTGAGAATTGTGTAGTCTCTTGTCTCCAAATTACATGTCTTCCAAAGATAGGTAATAAAATAGATGCATTTttcagtaaaaataaaaaataaaaaaaatagatgcaTTGCCATGGGTTGGGAAGGCcgatttttttcagaaaagttTCCAAAAGTCATTATAATTCAAACACCAAATCTCTAAAACAATTTCTTCTTTTGGAGCTAATGCTTTGACATACATGACAAAGCCTCGGGATGTAGTCAAgattcctttgaagtctttgTTGCGACCAGAATATTCCGGCAATTGCACAACCCGATAATGATCTGATTCAAAAGAGAAATCATGAGCTACAAATGTTCCAGGTACACAGCCAGTAAAGTAAATCTTCTAGTTCAGGCTGATATGAAACAAGTTAGTGATTTGATACGGACAGTGAAGCACCTTGAAAATCCAACTCCTTCATGGATCCAAAAGGATTGATACTATTGTGGCTTTTGAACATCTTTGCCCTTAGCTAGTAGGATCAAGATTAAAATCACTGAAAGTTTTGTATAGAAatctgaaaagaaagaaaaaacaaataaaattcctaaaacatcTTTGTGCTTGAATTTTACCACTAGTAATACTTTATTACCGAAAACCAGAGACCGCTCTAAAAACAGAGCATAGTTCGAAACGTTataaaacaataacaaaagaCATCACATAAAAACCATATTGATAGTACTCcatcttaaaataaataaaaaatgtactGAACTCCCAGAATCTCAGATCAGACCTTGCTCGACCTGCATCCAAAAGTACTCCTCATTTCTTATATCCTCCATCCTTGCCTCATGTGTTGCAGTAGCGTAGGAAAGTAGTGAAGTCGTATCCATCATCTCAGCTTGGGGAGGACGAGGCACCGATTCAATCCACCGTGGGATCACGAATGGGCATAACCAGATACAAACTTCAAAGTCCAAGTCTTCTTCCTCTAAATTTGATGATGATCTTGGACGCCATATCTCATCCACACTCTTCTTACAAACCGACTCGTCAATGAAACAACCATTACTAGATGCATCACCGAGGAATGTGTAGTCTCGTTTCCGCAAGTTACAAGATACCCAATGATAATCACCTTGACTCCATAGATAGGCAGTACTTATATCAAATGGATGCATTGCCACGGGTGCGTAATTACCGACAATCGGGAAGCCTACTTCCCACAAAAGTTGCCAAGTGTCAATGCCATCACTGTTCAGCCTCCAAATCTTCAAAACAGTTTCGTCCTTTTTAGCCAATGTTCTGACATACATGACAGAGCCTCCTGATATAGTCAAGGTTCGTTTGTAGTCCTTGTTGTGATCAGGATAGTCCGGTAATTGCACAACCCGGAACTGATCGGACTCAGAATAGAAATCATGAGCTGCGAGTACGCCAGGTTCGCTCAGACAAGTAAAGTAAACCGTACCATTCAGGTTGATATAGCACATGTTGGTGATTTGATGGGGACATTGAATCACTTTAGAAATCCAAACCCCTGTCTCAGAGGAATACACAAACACACTCAAGACACTCGAGAGATAATTATTTGTGGCTTGGTAAGAAGCTATCCTAACCACTTTAAAGCTCAAAACGACACCGTCCTCGTCCAAGCGAGTCACTAAACCAAACACAGTAGAATGAACACCTGTCGGATCAGatggaggagaaggaggagggatTTTGATCCATTGCTGTGTGACTGGACTCCCGACGTAGCAGTAAGTTTTGTCAGATCCGTCTGTGAGCAAAACCAATCCACCGGAAGAATCAACATAGTCGCAGTCACCGCAGAGGTAACGTTTGAAAGAGTGTGGGATGAGTGGAGCTGGAGATTTTGGATTAAGATCATCACATGTTTTGCGTCCATGGAAAACTATGAGTTCGTCTCGTCCGTACATGAGGGAccacgatgatgatgatgagtttcGATGCAGCAGAGATAAAAAGTGACGGCGGAAATACGAAGATCCGATTGTTGATTTCCATGTCTTGCTCACTGCTTTGAATCTGGAGATGGTTTTCAATGGTAATCTCGCTAGAATCTCCGTCTGTATCACCTCCAACAGATGGGTTTGTGTTGCCATCGCCATTCTCTAGCTAGGGTTCCTAAGTTTTAACTAGTGAAGTGTGTTCGCTAAGTTAAAAGGAGGCAATAATAAGACCATATCTTTTTACAAGAAAAAACTGGGCCTCCGGAATACAAATTCAATTAAAAGCCCATAAATTGTTTTCTTGCAAGACAAATCACCGATATTTGTAGGCAGAGACCATATATAGTTTGAGAAGTCGATCAAGTTCTTCCTCCGACATACTCTCCTGATGTTCCCTTGTGAAGTTTGGGTAATAAACAGGCATTTGGAACGATGACCAAGAAGCAACCCTGCCTGTTAACTGATCACAGTCATTGTTGGACGACGGATCCAACGGTTTTTCCTCGACAACATCTGAATTTTTACTTGACGAAAAGGTTATTTAAGCCAATATACTGTATAAAGAAGATCATGTAGATGAGATCAATTGAAAATTTCCTTTCTAcacactaaaatataataatggaaacattttatttttattattcagtGATATGAAAGATTTTCATTATTGCAATCCAACTTCAAAAAGCCAAATCGAAAGTGTTGTATTGGTCCGTTCGAGCAAACCGGTTAGAATTCGGTCTAGATCATGAACCGGATTCTTTCTAAGACTCGGTAAATAAACTAATACATCACTAACGACATTCGATAACCAATAGCTCCTCCATCAGACTAAACAAAACCGAGCCGGTTAGACTACTGGACGCCGGATAACTTAGCCCAATCCACAAACTGCATACCGCCATATACATTGTTAGCAAACCGGACTCCAACAGTAAAGGCCATGGCAACCACAGGGATGCGTTTGGCTGCTGTAGAACCTTCCACGACCCGTTCCAGCCCGTTGATGATTTGGTAACGTGCGTTGGAAGATAATCCCAGGAACACACCTGGTCAAGATAAAAAGAGT
The sequence above is drawn from the Raphanus sativus cultivar WK10039 chromosome 7, ASM80110v3, whole genome shotgun sequence genome and encodes:
- the LOC108817804 gene encoding AP-2 complex subunit alpha-2; the protein is MTGMRGLSVFISDIRNCQNKEAERLRVDKELGNIRTCFKNEKVLTPYKKKKYVWKMLYIHMLGYDVDFGHMEAVSLISAPKYPEKQVGYIVTSCLLNENHDFLKLAINTVRNDIIGRNETFQCLALTLVGNIGGRDFAESLAPDVQKLLISSSCRPLVRKKAALCLLRLFRKNPDAINVDGWADRMTQLLDERDLGVLTSSTSLLVALVSNNHEAYSSCLPKCVKILERLARNQDVPQEYTYYGIPSPWLQVKAMRALQYFPTIEDPSTRKSLFEVLQRILMGTDVVKNVNKNNASHAVLFEALSLVIHLDAEKEMMSQCVALLGKFISVREPNIRYLGLENMTRMLMVTDVQDVIKKHQSQIITSLKDPDISIRRRALDLLYGMCDVSNAKDIVEELLQYLSTAEFSMREELSLKAAILAEKFAPDLSWYVDVILQLIDKAGDFVSDDIWFRVVQFVTNNEDLQPYAASKAREYLDKIAIHETMVKVSAYILGEYGHLLARQPGCSASELFSILHEKLPTVSTPTIPILLSTYAKLLMHAQPRDPELEKKVWAVFKKYESCIDVEIQQRAVEYFELSKKGAAFMDVLAEMPKFPERQSSLIKKAEIVEDTADQSAIKLRAQQQPSNALVVANPQPVSGAPPPLKIPSQEPQSVARSISQPNGTSSNLDPQAPSPDLLSDLLGPLAIEAAPGAVSTDQHGPSGTGGHADEVDGSAIVPVGEQTNNVEVIGNIAERFHALCLKDSGVLYEDPYIQIGIKAEWRGHHGRLVLFLGNKSTSPLTSVQALILPPAHLKLELSPVPDTIPPRAQVQSPLEVMNIRPSRDVAVLDFSYKLGTIVVGAKLRIPAVINKFLQPLQLTTEEFFPQWRALSGPPLKLQEVVRGVRPLALPEMANLFNSFRVTICPGLDPNPNNLVASTTFYSDTTGAMLCLARIETDPADRTQLRMTVGSGDPTLTFELKEFIKEQLIVMPMGSRALVPAAAAPAPAAVAQPPSPAALADDPGAMLAGLL
- the LOC108816546 gene encoding F-box protein At3g26010-like; translated protein: MAMATQTHLLEVIQTEILARLPLKTISRFKAVSKTWKSTIGSSYFRRHFLSLLHRNSSSSSWSLMYGRDELIVFHGRKTCDDLNPKSPAPLIPHSFKRYLCGDCDYVDSSGGLVLLTDGSDKTYCYVGSPVTQQWIKIPPPSPPSDPTGVHSTVFGLVTRLDEDGVVLSFKVVRIASYQATNNYLSSVLSVFVYSSETGVWISKVIQCPHQITNMCYINLNGTVYFTCLSEPGVLAAHDFYSESDQFRVVQLPDYPDHNKDYKRTLTISGGSVMYVRTLAKKDETVLKIWRLNSDGIDTWQLLWEVGFPIVGNYAPVAMHPFDISTAYLWSQGDYHWVSCNLRKRDYTFLGDASSNGCFIDESVCKKSVDEIWRPRSSSNLEEEDLDFEVCIWLCPFVIPRWIESVPRPPQAEMMDTTSLLSYATATHEARMEDIRNEEYFWMQVEQGLI